One Amaranthus tricolor cultivar Red isolate AtriRed21 chromosome 1, ASM2621246v1, whole genome shotgun sequence DNA window includes the following coding sequences:
- the LOC130821076 gene encoding electron transfer flavoprotein subunit beta, mitochondrial: MKIMVAVKRVVDYAVKIRVKPDKSGVETKNVKMSMNPFCEIALEEALRIREAGLASEVVAVSMGPAQCVDTLRTGLAMGADRAIHVESSSADHFYPLNVAKLLKALVDVEKPGLLILGKQAIDDDCNQTGQMVAGLLNWPQGTFASKVVLDKEKKTATVDREVDGGIETICLDLPAVVTTDLRLNQPRYATLPNIMKAKSKPIKKVSPEELNVHIRSDLEVLEVSEPPKRKAGVILSSVDELIDKLKNEARVI; this comes from the exons ATGAAGATAATGGTGGCAGTTAAGCGTGTCGTTGATTACGCCGTCAAAATCCGAGTCAAGCCTGATAAG AGTGGGGTAGAAACGAAGAATGTAAAAATGTCAATGAATCCGTTTTGTGAGATAGCGTTGGAAGAGGCGCTTCGAATTAGGGAGGCTGGGTTGGCGTCGGAGGTAGTGGCAGTGAGTATGGGACCAGCACAGTGTGTTGATACTTTGCGTACGGGTTTAGCCATGGGTGCTGATCGAGCCATTCATGTCGAGTCTTCATCAGCTGATCATTTTTATCCTTTGAATGTTGCCAAGTTGCTTAAGGCTCTTGTTGATGTTGAAAAGCCTGGTCTTTTAATTCTTGGAAAACAG GCTATTGATGATGATTGCAACCAAACAGGACAAATGGTGGCTGGACTTCTCAATTGGCCCCAAGGAACATTTGCATCTAAG GTTGTGCTGGATAAGGAGAAAAAGACTGCAACTGTTGACAGAGAGGTGGATGGTGGTATTGAGACTATATGCTTAGACTTGCCAGCAGTCGTAAC AACTGATTTGAGATTGAACCAGCCCAGATACGCTACACTTCCCAATATTATGAAGGCAAAATCGAAGCCTATAAAGAAGGTTAGTCCCGAGGAGCTAAATGTACATATAAGATCTGACTTAGAAGTCCTTGAAGTTTCTGAACCTCCAAAGAGGAAAGCAGGGGTCATATTGTCTTCAGTGGATGAGCTTATAGACAAACTTAAAAATGAAGCTCGTGTGATATGA